The sequence CACATCGCCTCGTAGGTGGTGCGCACCAGCCGCCTGGCCGCCGGATTGACCTCGCCGACGAGGTAGGTCTTGCTGCTGTCGGCGATGTAGCCGTTCTTCTCCAGCGTGATGTCCAGGTTGACGATGTCGCCATCGCGCAGCACCGCCTGGCGCGAGGGGATGCCGTGGCAGACGACCTCGTTGATCGAGGCGTTCAGCACGAACTCGTAGCCGTACTGGCCCTTGCTGGCCGGGCGCGCGGCAAGATCGTGGACGATGAAGCGCTCGACCATGTCGTTGACCTCGAGCGTCGACAGGCCGCTCAGCGCCGTGCGGTCGAGCATCTCGAAGACGCGCGCCAGCAGTCGGCCGGATTCGGCGAGCAGCTCCAGCTCGTGCGGTTCCTTGGTCATGCGCCTGCCGGCTCCGCGGCCGCCTCGGGCGCGGCAACGCCGGCCGCGGCGAGCTCGCGCTGCATGATTTCGGAAAAGCTCAGCGCCGGATTGGTCTCGCACAGCATGCCGATCCGGATCCAGTAGGCGGCCTGCGCGTTGATCGAGCGGTACGACACCTTGCTCGCCCGCCGCAGCTGATCGTGCAGGTCCTCGTCGATGCTCACGATGCCCATCATGCATCTCCAAATGGTTCATATATGTTTCATATATATTGCGTGGTGCGCGATGCCAAGTCCGCCCGGACGCGTCGCGACCGCTGTCGATGCGCGATTCGCGACCCCGCCTGTCGGATTTGACAGCCACGGGAACCTCGTCCGGTGCAGCCGCGAGCGCCCGGTTTCCGCCGTCCCGAGGGCTCTTCTCGACGGCTCGCAAATTTTGCTGTTGACCTCCGGGGGCTCTTGGCGTTCTATCTGAACAAACGTTTGTTCAAACGAGTTGTCCAAAGAGTTGTTCGAGCGTTTCGTCAAGGTTTCATCGCAGCCGGCGCACAACCTCGAGC comes from Stappia sp. 28M-7 and encodes:
- a CDS encoding ParD-like family protein, which codes for MGIVSIDEDLHDQLRRASKVSYRSINAQAAYWIRIGMLCETNPALSFSEIMQRELAAAGVAAPEAAAEPAGA